From Pseudomonas sp. G.S.17, the proteins below share one genomic window:
- a CDS encoding fimbrial protein: MKKLTFGFMAAGALTLGLAGTANAANNGKLIFNGTLTNISCDVSPGTGTAPGVNPGEIAVDLGNVSFSDIGTSSQSELATATPIQLLVNCSAGVDQYNLVKMRFSARSGSGLDNNDAKLLRTTGAADGVGIGLLNAANEIMDLGGTETIDKPLIKDGVGGATAELNFGAVYVLNGTTTNPGNADGFMPFVLDYE; this comes from the coding sequence ATGAAAAAACTTACTTTTGGTTTTATGGCAGCAGGCGCATTGACGCTGGGTTTGGCGGGAACGGCGAATGCGGCAAACAACGGCAAACTGATCTTCAACGGCACTTTGACCAATATTTCCTGTGACGTCTCTCCGGGTACGGGCACCGCGCCGGGTGTCAATCCGGGTGAAATCGCTGTCGATTTGGGTAACGTATCCTTCTCGGACATCGGCACTTCGTCGCAAAGTGAGCTGGCCACGGCCACGCCCATTCAGTTGCTGGTCAACTGCAGTGCCGGGGTTGACCAATACAACCTGGTGAAAATGCGCTTCTCCGCGCGTTCCGGCAGCGGCCTGGACAACAACGACGCCAAATTGCTGCGCACCACCGGCGCTGCGGATGGTGTCGGCATCGGTCTGCTCAACGCGGCCAACGAGATCATGGACCTTGGCGGCACCGAAACCATCGACAAACCACTGATCAAGGATGGCGTGGGCGGTGCAACCGCCGAACTCAACTTCGGCGCGGTGTATGTGCTCAATGGCACCACAACCAACCCTGGCAATGCCGACGGCTTCATGCCTTTCGTTCTGGATTACGAGTAA
- a CDS encoding YkgJ family cysteine cluster protein: MNTQFSCVGCGRCCNDHHVPLTLTEAMHWAADGGTVIVLTEAFLADGYGVDPAQLKHALRRSTVVASGAAEVHVAITFAAYNVGPCRNLDAENLCRIYERRPLVCRIYPMEINPHIPLRPESKDCPPQSWEQGPDLIVGGQLVDTQLMALIEQSRQADRDDIVAKQAICQQLGIRTTALKGNGFVAYLPDMSVFAGAAVQVLEGADCPSEHEGWSFHVAGEAVTDRLQAAGANVLFSEPQGYMFIPLQA; the protein is encoded by the coding sequence ATGAACACCCAGTTTTCCTGCGTCGGTTGTGGCCGTTGCTGCAACGACCACCACGTCCCCCTGACACTCACCGAAGCCATGCACTGGGCGGCCGATGGCGGCACAGTGATCGTTCTGACCGAGGCGTTTCTGGCGGATGGTTATGGCGTTGACCCCGCCCAGCTGAAGCATGCTTTGCGCCGCTCGACAGTGGTTGCCAGCGGTGCAGCCGAAGTCCATGTAGCCATCACCTTCGCCGCCTACAACGTCGGTCCTTGTCGGAATCTTGACGCGGAAAATCTCTGCCGCATCTATGAGCGTCGGCCGCTGGTGTGCCGTATCTATCCGATGGAAATCAATCCGCATATCCCCCTTCGACCAGAGTCCAAGGACTGTCCGCCGCAATCCTGGGAACAGGGGCCGGACCTGATCGTTGGCGGCCAACTGGTCGATACGCAGCTGATGGCACTGATCGAACAATCGCGCCAGGCCGACCGGGATGACATCGTCGCCAAGCAAGCCATTTGTCAGCAACTGGGGATCCGCACCACGGCGCTCAAAGGCAACGGTTTTGTGGCGTATCTGCCTGACATGAGCGTTTTTGCCGGAGCGGCGGTGCAGGTGCTTGAAGGTGCCGATTGTCCGTCCGAACACGAGGGCTGGAGCTTTCACGTTGCCGGGGAAGCGGTGACCGACAGGCTACAAGCGGCGGGCGCCAATGTGCTGTTCAGCGAGCCGCAGGGGTATATGTTCATTCCGCTGCAGGCCTGA
- a CDS encoding fimbria/pilus outer membrane usher protein, translating into MAGGLAGLMLFAPLSSAADSSDMPTVKFNTAFIQGSDQPPELTEFLRANSVLPGTYRVDIYVNRALSGRRDISFNKNTVSGRVEPCLTLPMLQAFGLDIERLPASQQNCFDLTQIEFARVDYQPNALRLDISVPQALMTRSARGFVSPDLWDAGESVGFVNYSFSSSRRRNRQRDADNYYLGLRNGMNLGAWRLRNESSLAYGSDQPYRFRSNRTFVQRDISTLKSQLTLGETFTDSQVFDSVRFKGAALSSDDGMLPDSERIFAPVIRGVAETNAAVEVRQNDFLLYSGNVSPGPFEITDIYPSGANGDLQVTIIEADGRRRSFTQAYAALPIMVPQGALRFSLAAGQLDDNGNNPESPTFASAALIYGVSERITGFGGLQVAEDYQASNLGAGVNTGFGALSADVTQSISELRNESRVGQSLRLRYANTLDVTNTTLAIAGYRYSTEKYRSLNEHVDELGNIARRLSAGRAKDRFELTVTQAFADPSGSLSLTASEQRYWNLPGKTRQFYLAWNATWRSLSYNLSLESNREVGGALEGDSDQRIALSVTMPLGSSPGSSRLSFNGVRDSSGDYNTQAGLNGQVLDQRSTFYSVQLGQDNRSGSFGSGKVSTTAPFGRFEAGYSQGRDYDALSLSAAGSLLAHAGGINFGQSLGETFALIEVPAVSGARLTSFNNVETAANGYAVLPYAQPYRSNWVSLDTRQLGADVDLGNAITQIVPRRGAMPVVRFKASVGRRVQFELVRADGSKVPLGASVENAEGKSLAVVDPTGRALVLSDQDSGELQVKWTGNQCRAPFALPEKDPQRAYERVKVMCQ; encoded by the coding sequence ATGGCTGGCGGGCTGGCGGGCTTGATGTTATTTGCGCCGCTGTCTTCGGCCGCCGACAGCAGCGATATGCCGACTGTGAAGTTCAATACCGCGTTCATCCAGGGCAGCGACCAGCCTCCGGAACTCACCGAGTTTCTGCGGGCCAACAGCGTACTGCCCGGCACGTATCGGGTGGACATTTACGTCAATCGGGCATTGAGCGGACGTCGCGACATCAGTTTCAACAAGAACACGGTTTCCGGCCGTGTCGAGCCGTGTCTGACGCTGCCGATGTTGCAGGCCTTCGGGCTCGATATAGAGCGACTGCCGGCGTCGCAGCAAAACTGTTTCGATCTGACGCAGATCGAGTTTGCCCGTGTCGATTACCAGCCCAATGCGTTGCGTCTGGATATCAGCGTGCCGCAAGCCTTGATGACCCGCAGCGCCAGAGGCTTTGTGTCGCCCGATCTGTGGGATGCGGGCGAGTCTGTGGGCTTCGTCAATTACAGCTTCAGCAGCAGCCGACGCCGCAATCGCCAGCGGGATGCCGATAACTATTACCTGGGCCTGCGCAACGGCATGAATCTCGGCGCATGGCGTCTGCGTAACGAATCTTCCCTGGCGTACGGCAGCGACCAGCCTTATCGCTTTCGCAGCAATCGCACCTTTGTGCAGCGCGATATCAGCACGCTCAAGAGCCAGCTGACCCTGGGCGAGACGTTCACCGATTCCCAGGTCTTCGACAGCGTGCGCTTCAAGGGTGCCGCGCTCAGTTCCGACGACGGCATGCTGCCCGACAGCGAGCGCATCTTTGCCCCGGTGATTCGTGGCGTCGCCGAAACCAATGCCGCAGTGGAAGTCCGGCAGAACGACTTCCTGCTGTACAGCGGCAACGTTTCCCCAGGGCCATTTGAAATCACCGATATCTATCCCAGTGGCGCCAATGGCGATCTGCAAGTCACGATCATCGAGGCCGATGGCCGTCGGCGCTCGTTCACCCAGGCGTACGCCGCGCTGCCGATCATGGTGCCGCAAGGGGCGTTGCGTTTCAGCCTGGCGGCCGGGCAACTGGACGACAACGGCAATAATCCCGAATCGCCGACCTTTGCCAGCGCAGCCTTGATCTATGGGGTGTCGGAGCGGATCACCGGCTTTGGCGGCTTGCAAGTGGCCGAAGATTATCAGGCCAGTAACCTCGGCGCGGGGGTCAATACCGGGTTCGGCGCGCTGTCTGCCGATGTCACGCAATCGATCAGCGAGCTGCGCAACGAAAGTCGCGTCGGGCAAAGCCTGCGCCTGCGTTACGCCAATACGCTGGACGTTACCAACACCACGCTGGCAATCGCCGGTTATCGCTATTCGACCGAAAAATATCGGTCGCTCAATGAGCATGTCGACGAGCTTGGCAACATTGCCCGGCGGCTTTCGGCAGGGCGCGCCAAGGACCGTTTCGAGCTGACGGTCACCCAGGCGTTCGCCGATCCGTCCGGCAGCCTGAGCCTGACCGCCTCGGAACAGCGTTACTGGAATTTGCCCGGCAAGACCCGCCAGTTTTATCTGGCGTGGAACGCCACGTGGCGCAGCCTCAGTTACAACCTGTCGCTGGAAAGCAATCGCGAGGTGGGCGGTGCGCTGGAGGGCGACAGCGATCAGCGGATTGCCCTGAGCGTGACGATGCCGCTGGGTTCCAGCCCAGGTTCGTCGCGGCTGTCGTTCAATGGTGTGCGTGACAGTTCGGGGGATTACAACACGCAAGCCGGACTCAACGGCCAGGTGCTGGATCAACGCAGTACGTTCTATTCGGTTCAGCTCGGTCAGGACAACCGCTCCGGCAGCTTCGGCTCCGGCAAAGTCAGCACCACCGCACCCTTCGGTCGTTTCGAGGCCGGTTACAGCCAGGGCCGGGATTACGACGCATTGAGCCTGAGCGCGGCCGGATCGTTGCTGGCCCATGCGGGCGGGATCAATTTTGGCCAGTCGCTGGGCGAGACTTTTGCCCTCATCGAAGTCCCCGCCGTCAGTGGCGCCAGGCTCACCAGTTTCAATAACGTCGAGACCGCCGCCAACGGTTACGCGGTGCTGCCTTACGCGCAGCCGTATCGCAGCAACTGGGTCAGCCTCGATACCCGGCAGTTGGGCGCCGATGTCGATCTGGGGAATGCAATCACCCAGATTGTGCCGCGTCGTGGCGCGATGCCGGTGGTGCGGTTCAAGGCGTCGGTGGGGCGCCGGGTGCAATTCGAGCTGGTCCGCGCCGATGGCAGCAAGGTGCCGTTGGGCGCCAGTGTTGAAAATGCCGAAGGCAAGTCGCTGGCAGTGGTCGATCCCACCGGACGCGCCTTGGTGCTCAGCGATCAGGACAGCGGCGAATTGCAGGTGAAGTGGACCGGCAACCAATGTCGCGCGCCGTTTGCCTTGCCGGAAAAAGACCCGCAACGCGCCTATGAACGCGTCAAGGTGATGTGCCAATGA
- a CDS encoding GNAT family N-acetyltransferase codes for MFDHGGTCGASQPSLIWQNQQTRLAADPLGSSDRHCWLMRRDLQGNHPSIAPASQQVRQGFAPEDAMQIHQLLILGYQNGGGSVTDYPTWLRALHTDPEFDPSLCFTASDESGLVGVMHCWTSAFIKDLVVHPRARRQGTALALLNHGFHTFGLRGEGWVDLKVMENNLDARRLYEKAGMRYVQRSAMIESDLA; via the coding sequence ATGTTTGATCACGGCGGCACGTGCGGTGCAAGCCAGCCATCACTGATCTGGCAAAACCAGCAAACCCGACTTGCTGCCGATCCCCTCGGCAGCTCGGACCGGCATTGCTGGCTGATGCGTCGGGATCTGCAAGGCAACCACCCGAGCATCGCCCCTGCCAGTCAACAGGTTCGGCAGGGCTTTGCGCCCGAAGACGCGATGCAGATTCATCAGTTGCTGATCCTGGGCTATCAAAACGGCGGCGGCAGCGTGACCGATTATCCAACCTGGCTGCGCGCCCTGCACACCGATCCCGAGTTTGATCCGAGCCTGTGTTTTACCGCGTCGGACGAATCAGGTCTGGTGGGCGTCATGCACTGCTGGACCAGCGCATTCATCAAGGATCTGGTCGTTCATCCTCGCGCCCGCCGTCAAGGCACCGCGCTGGCTCTGCTCAATCATGGCTTCCACACGTTCGGCTTGCGCGGCGAAGGCTGGGTGGACCTGAAAGTCATGGAAAACAACCTCGATGCCCGACGGCTTTATGAAAAAGCCGGAATGCGCTACGTGCAGCGCTCGGCAATGATCGAGTCCGATCTGGCCTGA
- a CDS encoding molecular chaperone, with protein sequence MIVPLYRCLALIAGVLLAIDSQAGIVLNTTRVIYPAKDKEVSFGVHNTGNAEILLQSWLEPNVENLDPGNLPFVVTPALARVQGDGKQLLRIIYAGADMPRDRESVLWLNVQEIPQAVAENSLQVAIRQRIKVFFRPEGLPGEVAQAPQGLRWRIESAGLQVENPGAYHVSMVRLELRQDGAILLSQDGQMIAPGQSIQLPLKHPPKPAPINLDFISINDFGGQEPYRAALKSGQTVQAEVAEPR encoded by the coding sequence ATGATCGTTCCCCTTTACCGTTGCCTGGCATTGATCGCCGGTGTCTTGCTGGCGATCGACAGCCAGGCGGGCATCGTGCTCAACACCACGCGCGTGATTTATCCGGCCAAAGACAAGGAAGTCAGCTTCGGCGTACACAACACCGGCAACGCGGAAATTCTGTTGCAGAGCTGGCTTGAACCCAACGTGGAAAACCTCGATCCGGGCAACCTGCCTTTTGTCGTGACCCCGGCGCTGGCCCGCGTGCAGGGCGATGGCAAACAGCTGCTGCGGATTATTTACGCGGGCGCCGACATGCCGCGGGATCGCGAGTCAGTGTTGTGGCTCAACGTGCAGGAAATTCCCCAGGCTGTTGCCGAGAACTCGTTGCAGGTGGCGATTCGGCAGCGGATCAAAGTGTTTTTCCGGCCCGAAGGTCTGCCGGGCGAAGTCGCTCAAGCGCCGCAGGGTTTGCGCTGGCGAATCGAGTCGGCTGGTTTGCAGGTGGAAAATCCCGGGGCTTATCACGTGTCGATGGTCAGGCTTGAATTGCGCCAGGACGGCGCCATTCTGCTGAGCCAGGACGGCCAGATGATCGCGCCGGGACAGAGCATTCAGCTGCCGTTGAAGCATCCGCCAAAGCCTGCGCCGATCAATCTGGATTTCATCAGCATTAATGACTTCGGTGGCCAGGAGCCGTATCGCGCCGCTTTGAAGTCTGGGCAAACCGTCCAGGCCGAAGTGGCCGAACCGCGTTAG
- a CDS encoding fimbrial protein, translating into MLIMNRPHHPRWCQLLFVALLLSPASCFALVCKTQGSGQTLIRDNLDSSVAIPATLPDGDIVWRSPRHDIQVECAKDSMPQVREEIFVYLNPDNQQIGQGIRSGLTLAGIDHLQNGGRIATGQFLPVCHESPSNIAACPKVTFNLGFSMFIQKFGPTPPSGVASELLDYRLFQLDGVTGPNPLPGQNLSYMINNLSGLRFVACDAELQIVPETVEFGAIGIQQVAVGKVIDRRPFSLTTRRSCDSPFSLGARFKPVTGTLAGDFLIPAANNAVGIRIVNGLDNAMLRYNEPFHLADMLNDVSSASADFNAELVWQTSRPKAGPFEAEVMVDLFYK; encoded by the coding sequence ATGCTGATCATGAATCGTCCCCATCACCCGCGCTGGTGTCAGCTGCTGTTCGTGGCACTGTTGTTGAGTCCGGCCAGCTGTTTTGCCTTGGTCTGCAAAACCCAGGGCTCGGGTCAGACGCTGATTCGCGATAATCTGGACAGCAGCGTGGCGATCCCGGCCACGCTGCCGGATGGCGACATTGTCTGGCGCTCGCCGCGACACGACATTCAGGTCGAATGCGCCAAGGACTCTATGCCACAAGTGCGGGAAGAAATCTTCGTCTACCTCAACCCGGATAATCAGCAGATCGGCCAGGGCATTCGCTCCGGCCTGACGTTGGCGGGCATCGATCACCTGCAAAACGGCGGGCGGATTGCGACCGGTCAATTCCTGCCGGTGTGTCATGAGAGCCCGTCGAATATCGCGGCCTGCCCCAAAGTGACGTTCAATCTGGGCTTCTCGATGTTCATCCAGAAATTCGGACCCACGCCGCCGTCCGGCGTTGCCAGTGAGCTGCTGGACTATCGGCTGTTCCAGCTCGACGGTGTCACCGGCCCCAATCCGTTGCCCGGGCAGAACCTCAGCTACATGATCAATAACCTGAGTGGGTTACGTTTTGTGGCCTGCGACGCCGAGCTGCAAATCGTGCCCGAGACCGTCGAATTTGGGGCCATCGGCATTCAGCAGGTGGCCGTGGGGAAAGTCATCGACCGCCGACCGTTTTCCCTGACCACGCGGCGATCCTGCGATTCGCCGTTCAGCCTCGGTGCGCGATTCAAGCCTGTCACGGGCACGTTGGCGGGGGATTTTCTGATTCCTGCGGCCAATAACGCGGTGGGCATCCGCATCGTCAATGGCCTGGACAACGCGATGCTGCGCTACAACGAGCCATTCCATCTGGCGGATATGCTCAATGATGTTTCGTCCGCGAGTGCGGACTTCAATGCAGAGTTGGTCTGGCAGACGTCGCGACCCAAAGCCGGGCCATTCGAGGCCGAGGTGATGGTGGATCTGTTTTACAAATAG
- a CDS encoding molecular chaperone, translating into MNRPVLWIVVVYLFLTLLISVPVLKAFGAVSLTGTRLIFDGRFAEVSIAVTNRSDHQVLIQAWLTDARDDDGDPGNAGGELPFVLTPHLSQLDGQGKQVLRLLYQGSGIAQDRETLLHLYVLEIPRRVEGRNQLSIAIRQRINVFYRPRGLPGDPAETPSLLRWTWPANGPLRISNPTAFHAALQNVKVGGVELSDYLLLAPGANHEFALPASSPRPQHLSFSSLTDYGAARAWCGQINEHEPVNARLLDPVFQQPKEC; encoded by the coding sequence ATGAATCGTCCGGTGTTGTGGATCGTGGTGGTTTATCTGTTCTTGACCCTGTTGATCTCGGTGCCGGTCCTGAAAGCCTTCGGCGCGGTTTCCCTGACCGGCACACGCTTGATTTTCGATGGGCGCTTTGCCGAGGTCAGCATTGCGGTGACCAACCGCAGCGACCATCAGGTGTTGATTCAAGCCTGGCTGACCGATGCCCGCGATGACGATGGCGATCCCGGCAATGCCGGCGGCGAACTGCCTTTTGTGCTGACGCCGCACCTGTCGCAACTGGACGGGCAGGGCAAACAGGTGTTGCGCCTGCTGTATCAGGGCAGTGGCATTGCTCAGGACCGGGAAACGCTGCTGCACCTGTATGTGCTGGAAATCCCTCGCCGCGTCGAAGGCCGGAATCAGCTGAGCATCGCCATTCGCCAGCGCATCAATGTGTTTTATCGGCCTCGCGGGTTGCCCGGCGATCCGGCTGAAACCCCGAGCCTGTTGCGCTGGACCTGGCCTGCAAACGGCCCGCTGCGCATCAGCAATCCCACAGCGTTTCACGCCGCCCTGCAAAACGTGAAGGTGGGCGGCGTCGAACTCAGTGATTACCTGTTGCTGGCGCCGGGCGCGAACCATGAGTTTGCCCTGCCAGCGTCAAGTCCGCGCCCGCAACACCTGTCGTTCAGCTCGCTCACCGATTACGGCGCAGCGCGGGCCTGGTGCGGCCAAATCAACGAGCACGAGCCCGTAAACGCTCGCTTGCTCGACCCTGTTTTTCAACAGCCAAAGGAATGCTGA